In the Artemia franciscana chromosome 1, ASM3288406v1, whole genome shotgun sequence genome, one interval contains:
- the LOC136027738 gene encoding uncharacterized protein LOC136027738, with translation MSDISGTNETDAIHRRIAEGNASSPKRKRPSTPLSIMKKARSSPSQFKEAKENLHPAAEKLQTNEKVMLEKNMSELINSENTVETGKDEKEHENTQKESDNTISPEKTNDVDNFDTSVLTLNAKKCAVSNEPNSSRIDESDARASKFNENIFKTDENEEIKKEEKHNGAKTSSSRRKSQSPTKFTYVPKSRNSPEITLNGSEKVRKSNRTPKKSVLLKMHEESQKLYKKSETSEVQSPEIDDRELESLSPCLRKAGRPKGSKNKAPRPDKGRGKLSLFCNFVSF, from the coding sequence ATGTCAGATATTAGCGGTACAAACGAAACTGATGCTATACACCGCCGAATTGCTGAGGGAAATGCTAGCTCACCTAAACGAAAAAGACCTAGTACTCCCCTAAGCATCATGAAGAAAGCTAGGTCATCACCCTCACAATTTAAAGAAGCAAAAGAAAACTTACATCCAGCTGCAGAAAAGCTACAAACAAATGAAAAggttatgttggaaaaaaatatgaGCGAGCTGATAAATAGTGAAAACACAGTTGAAACTGGGAAAGAtgaaaaagaacatgaaaatacgCAAAAGGAAAGTGATAATACCATCTCACCAGAGAAAACTAATGATGTAGATAATTTTGACACATCAGTTCTTACTTTGAATGCCAAGAAATGTGCGGTAAGTAATGAACCAAATTCTTCTAGAATTGATGAAAGTGATGCAAGAGCAagtaaatttaatgaaaatattttcaaaacggacgaaaatgaagaaatcaaaaaggaagaaaaacataATGGAGCTAAAACGTCGTCCTCTCGTCGGAAAAGTCAATCTCCTACGAAATTTACATACGTCCCAAAGTCTAGGAATTCTCCAGAAATCACACTGAATGGCTctgaaaaagttagaaaatctAATAGAACACCTAAAAAGAGTGTACTTCTGAAAATGCATGAGGAAAgccaaaaattatataagaaatcAGAGACAAGTGAGGTTCAATCGCCAGAAATAGACGACAGAGAATTGGAATCATTGAGTCCTTGTTTGCGAAAAGCGGGAAGACCAAAGGGTAGTAAAAATAAGGCTCCGAGACCAGACAAAGGAAGGGGTAAGCTTtcacttttttgtaattttgtcagtttttaa